A DNA window from Brachionichthys hirsutus isolate HB-005 chromosome 10, CSIRO-AGI_Bhir_v1, whole genome shotgun sequence contains the following coding sequences:
- the usp25 gene encoding ubiquitin carboxyl-terminal hydrolase 25 isoform X2, with product MTVEQNVLQQHSQKHQQTLLNQLSEVTGTTDVQLLQQALQVSNGDMAEAVAFLTEKNAKVPQQDETAYYQTTQGDGDRYISVGSQADTNVIDLTGDDKDDLQRAIALSLEESSRAFRETGITDEEQAISRVLEASIAENKASLKRTHTEVWSDSPNPHDRKRIESCPVGLKNVGNTCWFSAVIQSLFNLLEFQRLVLNYSPPARVHDLPRNQKLSVNESIDEPCVDRSSVLSSDQEHRNLPFMQELRNLFSLMVGSKRKYVDPSRAVDILKDAFKSSESQQQDVSEFTHKLLDWLEDAFQMKAEEDREGEKPKNPMVELFYGRFLAVGVLEGKKFENTEMFGQYPLQVNGFKDLHECLEAAMIEGEIESLHSAENSARSGQEHWFTELPPVLTFELSRFEFNQALGRPEKIHNKLEFPSKLYMDRYMDRNREITRIKREEIRRLKEHLTLLQQRLERYLSYGSGPKRFPLADVLQYAMEFASSKPVCTSPVEDIDSSAPPGGTTGGQPPPPPPPSTAEQDGLLPLESASLASGPATAPPAAQQQQQQQRVSIHKPFTQSRLPPDLPMHPAPRNITEEELSVLEGCLHRWRSEVENDTRDLQGSITRIHRTIELMYSDKSMMQVPYRLHAVLVHEGQANAGHYWAYIYDPHQRCWMKYNDISVTKSSWEELVRDSFGGYRNASAYCLMYINDKKPFLIEEEFGKEMGQILSGLDKLPPDLKQYVKEDNELFDKEILEWDTLQARKAQQEKLALVAAAAAAAAAAASTSSSSPQPMSIESSPPDNTVPQQDPEYMEQPAPTNDSKHLQEDTERAISRAAAEQEERSPEALLNASPPPPPPTPPVPEANSPSTHPPDPVMEDESPGQRTIEVAIPHVGTFVIESEEGGYDDQAMMTPNMQGVIMAIGKSSSVYEKNGPEAAFFKAIKLEYARLLRFAQEDTPPENDYRLQHVIVYFIQNQAPKKILERTLLTQFADRNLAFDERCKSIMTVARAKLDLIKPEEVNMDEYEMWHQAYRNFRDTTVFMVTGLEFFQKTNYAEALMYLIYSYLYNKELLSKGLYRGHSEELLGHYRRQCLLKLNEQAAAMFESGDEPEVTTGLGIMNELVVPCIPLLLVHETERDLLAVEDMRNRWCSYLGQEMEYV from the exons ATGACTGTGGAGCAGAATGTCCTCCAGCAACACTCTCAGAAG CACCAGCAGACGCTCCTAAACCAGTTGAGCGAAGTGACGGGCACCACTGACGTTCAGCTGCTTCAGCAGGCCCTGCAG GTGAGCAATGGAGACATGGCCGAGGCCGTAGCGTTTCTGACAGAAAAGAACGCCAAGGTTCCACAGCAAGATGAGACGGCGTACTACCAGACGACCCAGGGAGACGGTGACAGATACATCAGCGTGGGCAGCCAGGCAGACACCA ACGTGATTGACCTGACCGGGGACGACAAAGACGACCTGCAGAGGGCCATCGCTCTCAGCCTGGAGGAGTCCAGCCGGGCCTTCAGGGAGACGGGCATCACCGATGAGGAGCAGGCCATCAGCAG AGTTTTGGAGGCCAGCATAGCGGAGAACAAGGCAAGCCTGAAGCGAACCCACACAGAAGTATGGAGCGATTCGCCCAACCCACACGACAGGAAGAGGATCGAGAGCTGCCCCGTGGGGCTGAAAAATGTTGGCAATACCTGCTGGTTCAGCGCTGTCATACAg TCTCTGTTCAACCTGCTGGAGTTCCAGAGGCTGGTGCTGAACTACTCGCCGCCGGCACGAGTCCATGACCTGCCTCGCAACCAGAAG CTCTCCGTGAACGAAAGCATCGATGAGCCCTGCGTTGACCGGAGCTCGGTGCTCTCCTCTGACCAGGAGCACCGGAACCTGCCCTTCATGCAGGAGCTGAGGAACCTCTTCTCCCTCATGGTGGGATCCAAAAGGAAATATGTGGACCCGTCGCGGGCCGTGGACATTCTCAAGGACGCCTTCAAGTCCAGTGAGTCGCAGCAG CAGGACGTGAGCGAGTTCACCCACAAGCTGCTCGACTGGCTGGAGGACGCCTTCCAGATGAAGGCCGAGGAGGACAG gGAGGGTGAGAAGCCGAAGAACCCCATGGTGGAGCTTTTCTACGGCCGCTTTCTAGCTGTAGGTGTCCTGGAAG GTAAAAAATTTGAAAACACCGAGATGTTTGGGCAGTACCCCCTCCAGGTGAACGGCTTCAAGGATCTTCACGAGTGTCTGGAGGCAGCGATGATCGAGGGCGAGATCGAGTCCCTGCATTCGGCCGAGAACTCTGCCCGGTCCGGACAAGAG CACTGGTTCACAGAACTCCCTCCCGTGCTGACCTTTGAACTGTCGAGATTTGAATTCAACCAAGCGCTGGGACGACCCGAGAAGATCCACAACAAGCTGGAGTTCCCGTCTAAGCTCTACATGGACAG GTACATGGACAGGAACCGGGAAATAACCCGGATCAAGAGGGAGGAGATCCGGAGGCTCAAAGAGCACCTCACCCTGCTTCAGCAGCGACTCGAGag GTATCTGAGTTACGGCTCAGGCCCTAAAAGGTTTCCTCTAGCAGATGTCCTCCAGTACGCCATGGAGTTTGCCTCCAGCAAGCCAGTGTGCACCTCCCCGGTCGAGGACATCGACTCGTCGGCGCCCCCCGGTGGCACGACAGGAGgacagccgccgccgccgccgccgccgag CACAGCCGAACAGGACGGCTTGCTGCCCCTGGAGAGCGCCAGCCTTGCCTCCGGCCCcgccacagcgccccctgcagcccagcagcagcagcagcagcagcgagtcTCCATTCACAAGCCCTTCACCCAGTCCAGGCTGCCTCCTGACCTTCCCATGCACCCTGCCCCACGCAACATCACCGAAGAAGAGTTGAGTGTGCTGGAGGGCTGCTTGCATCGCTGGAGGAGTGAAGTGGAAAACGACACCCGAG ATCTGCAGGGCAGCATAACCAGAATCCACAGAACCATTGAGCTAATGTACTCTGACAAATCTATGATGCAG GTCCCATACCGGCTTCACGCTGTGCTGGTCCACGAAGGCCAGGCTAACGCTGGCCACTACTGGGCTTACATCTACGACCCCCACCAGCGCTGCTGGATGAAGTACAACGACATCTCTGTCACCAAGTCCTCTTGGGAAGAGCTGGTCAGGGACTCGTTCGGAGGCTACCGGAACGCCAGCGCCTACTGTCTGATGTACATCAACGACAAGAAGCCCTTCCTAATCGAAG AGGAGTTCGGTAAAGAAATGGGGCAGATACTCAGCGGCTTGGACAAACTGCCCCCAGACCTGAAGCAGTACGTGAAGGAGGACAACGAACTGTTCGACAAAGAGATCCTGGAGTGGGACACTTTGCAGGCCCGCAAGGCCCAGCAGGAGAAGCTGGCCCTGGTCGCGGCCGccgctgcagccgccgccgccgccgcttccacgtcttcctcttcccctcaGCCTATGAGCATCGAGTCCAGCCCTCCAGACAATACAG TACCCCAGCAGGACCCCGAGTACATGGAGCAGCCGGCCCCCACCAACGACTCCAAACACTTGCAGGAGGACACGGAGCGGGCCATCTCCAGGGCCGCCGCCGAGCAGGAGGAGCGAAGCCCCGAAGCCCTGCTGAACGCC tctcctcctcctcctcctcccacaccCCCTGTGCCTGAGGCGAACTCTCCCTCCACACATCCTCCTGACCCGGTCATGGAGGATGAGTCCCCTGGCCAGCGCACAATAGAGGTTGCCATCCCCCATGTGGGGACCTTTGTCATTGAGTCAGAAGAGGGGGGCTATGACGATCAG GCGATGATGACCCCCAACATGCAGGGCGTAATTATGGCCATTGGCAAATCCAGCAGTGTGTATGAAAAGAATGGGCCTGAGGCTGCCTTTTTTAAG GCCATAAAGCTGGAGTACGCTCGTCTTCTGAGGTTCGCCCAAGAGGACACGCCTCCTGAGAACGACTACCGGCTGCAGCACGTCATCGTCTACTTCATCCAGAACCAGGCGCCCAAGAAGATCCTGGAGAGAACGCTGCTCACTCAGTTCGCCGACAGAAACCTGGCCTTCGACGAAAG ATGTAAAAGCATTATGACTGTGGCGCGTGCCAAACTGGACCTGATTAAGCCTGAGGAGGTCAACATGGATGAATATGAG ATGTGGCACCAGGCCTACCGGAATTTCCGCGATACGACCGTCTTCATGGTGACCGGCTTGGAGTTCTTCCAGAAGACAAA CTACGCGGAGGCTCTGATGTATCTGATCTACTCGTACCTGTACAACAAGGAGCTTCTGTCCAAAGGGCTGTACAGAGGGCACAGCGAGGAGCTCCTCGGCCATTACCGTCGCCAGTGTTTACTG AAACTGAACGAGCAGGCGGCGGCCATGTTTGAGTCGGGGGACGAGCCGGAGGTGACCACGGGCCTGGGCATCATGAACGAGCTGGTGGTGCCCTGCatccctctgctgctggtccACGAGACGGAGCGCGACCTGCTGGCCGTGGAGGACATGAGGAACCGCTGGTGCTCCTACCTGGGCCAAGAGATGGAAT ATGTTTAA